ATTATACATAGATtaacaatatcaaataaattatatctaaacaacacctactattaaagtagaacTACATCCCATGCATTGATGGGGTTCGAACCAATGAACTGGTTTAAGGTCATGATCCACTAGAAAAAATACGATCTTCCGCTACGATTAATTTCTCTAACCAAACGAAGAAAACTTGtaacaaatacaaatcaaccaTGGTTTCACAATGGCCAATGACCATTGTTTCTGTAATTGTAGTCAAAACATTAGCcatgaccaaaatatttgtcatagttTTGGCTATGACTAAACACCACggcaaatattgattaatcgtgataaaaatataaatttttactttaatttttatttaatcgttgttaatagtattgattaattactattataaatGGTAGTAATGTTCCCCTCTTTTTGGAtaggtaaaatattaaataaaatcttgatTCCATATATAAATGGTAGTAATGTTGAGCTAAAACTTGTGGAAAAGATCAATTACGGATGCaattaacaatattaaataataactcCCTAATTAAATTAGGAGTAAAATCTGTGGTGCAGGCGTTTGTGAGGACCTCCCTCAGTCATCTCTTCCCTGAATGTTTCTAGTACAAGAGATATCATGGTCCCTTTATTGcactaatttaataattcaagagagagaggagagagagagggtgcATTTGTTGTCCGTGTTCAGAgttggatatatatttttcttctgcaCAAAGATTCCAACTTCGTCCGATCATCTCTCCCCAGATAACTTGGCCAAAATTGTTAAACAAAGTTGTATGAATTTACGGCACAAGAATAAAAGTTCTGGATCCTAGGAAAGTTACATGCACAGTACTAATTGTATCCACATGCATGGAGGACAAACCGTTGAACTCGCCAACTTCGACCTTGCTCATCTCGAGTCCAGATATTCAAGAATGTGTTATTGGTACGTACGTTTTCTTTCGACTCTGTATTTGCATCACATTATTATACGTACGTTTGAATGTGTTATTGGTACGTACGTTTTCTTTCGACTCTGTATCTGCATCACATTCTTACACGTATGTTTTGAACTGTGGGGTATGTATCCAGGTCCAAATCAAATCACCGTTCCTCACAAATGGAGCGTCCCCGTAAAGGAAATACTTGGAATAAACTTGATATTAATACCTTCACTTGCTCATTTCTACTCCAGTTAAGTGCATTtggaaaatatatagaattggTTTTgataatgatatattattttcagtttaatATATGATTGTGAGTTCAATTCAACCTATAAAGTGTCAAACACTGACacatatcaaatatgataGTTCTCCGACACTTCAACAAATTAGCCCGCGTATTGGCAGACATCGACGTATGTTTTTTAAACCATATAATTAAGAtgttaatatgttaattttcattgttacatattttaattttataatctctatatataataataatatatatatatattataataaaaaaaaaagggtgaaAACATGAAGCGGATTTACATTAAGAATAGTATTATGTTCTTGACAGATTGTGAACCTTAAAAATCTAGCACAGACAGTCACTCACATGTGCTTTCTATAACCTCAAACTTTGCAAAAGCTGCTTAAGTAGTGTTGCCCCCATGATTACTCCAGCCTTGTCTTTTCTTACATGATTTTTGAAGTACACTGTTTGCGAGTATGCTCATTCACATCAAGTATCCCtagtttgtttttgttcttgtGATTAATTCCACCAGGGAAGTGAGATTATGaatctttttcctttaatagAGCAGTTTCCTATAGAAACTAGTTGAATTTACAACGCAAAAcctaaaggaaaaaaaattgagtggtttttattctaattatcataataagaAAAGACACTCCAAAATCATAGATTGCTTATAAGGGTACGTTTGTCAGAGCTAAAGAATTGAGCGCACAACAATATTGAGAGTGTCGGGTCTTACCTGCCACTAGAGCCAACTAATAGAAATGgaccaataaaaataaaagtctcaattttaaaatatctcatAAAAGACGTGCATTTTTTCGATCCAAAAGATGGACTtcggagaaaaaaaaaaaaaaaagactaaaatgtcaaaaatttcaaaactgtAGAACCAAAAAATGCTGCAATAGAAAATTAGAGACGAAAACGATCAAATTAATGACCTAATTTACAGAATAAAAACTGCATGCTAAATATACCAGgcaaaaccaaaaattaaaacaaaaacaaaaatggagtGATTTCGATTCTAATTACCATAATGAAAAAGACATATATAACTACGAAATCACTTAtaagaatatgttgatataatATTGTCAGATCTAAACAATCGAACCCGAGACTATACAGGGAATGGCAGGTCTTACCTGCCACCAGAGCCAACAAATGTTGGTACTAATAAAGTGTACGTACAATGTCCTAGACTCGCTCCACTCATCGCGTTAACGTTGTCGGCGCTAGATACGCACTGGTCATTATCTTCACGGCTATAAGTGATGAAGTAAACTCGTGCTCTCCAGTTACTAATTATAACAACTGACTTCGTGATCTTGCCTTGAAGTTCTTGAGGTTAGTTACGTACAATTCATCTCGAgttatcataattatgtccAAGTTCTCTTTTGAATATTGAAGTTTCTGCGTATGTAGTCGTGATTCAGATCATGGTTCTTTGCTGAGAAAATCGTGTTTAATTCTTTGAAACAGCTCAGGTTAAGACAACCTCCGTCGGTCGCAGTCGTTGGATCTCTGATCATAATCATGGCTGAGGATGCTGCTATGGTCGCCCCACTCGACAGGAACTGGAAGATACCAATATCCGTTTTCTTCAAAGATGCTAGGTAATCTTGAAGTTTCTCGACAACTGTAGTGATGGATCCTAGCTTAAACATCTTATCATTGTCTAGTAAATCGTTGGTCCAATGTAAGGGAGTCAGATCGATTATTGCCGATGAGATTTCGAAAACTACGGGTTACACTTGTTGAAATGAGTTTAACTTGTTGCTCCTGCCTGAATTAGTTTCATTTAGGATGTACGAAAACCAaagaaatataacaagaaTGTTTTCTATGATTTACACAGGCATGCAAGTTGATTAACTATTACAAGACtgtttttattgtttctaagtcagtttttcttctcaatctttGCAAAACGATGGTCTGTTATTGCTAATTTGTGTTTTCGACAGGTATGTTTTCAAGAGGGACGAGCTAGGGAGGGAAATACTGCAAATTGCGTTGCCTGCTGCCCTGGCATTAGCCGCAGATCCTATTGCGTCCTTGATCGACACCGCATTCATTGGCCATTTAGGTATATTTCACTAGTCAggagaaatatgatttttcattatagttaattaccataattaaaagtaaaaaatcgAGGTGAAACTATTAGCCGATGTTTCTGTAGCTGAGGTCAAATCATATGTCATATTTAAAAACTACGACAAATTTGGCCATGAGTGAAACTACGACGAACGTTGATAAATCGTGAGTATTTGCATTGGCTTTGTTTTTGAATGGTAGTCAagccaaaataatttaaagtgcagagaataattaatttttttggtagtgCATAGACATTATTTTCTCTTGATCATTACATCCTTGACTAAGTAATTAAGCATGGACAGCGATTTACTCCAACATCCTTCGATGTATGATTTGGTTTGTCCGGTCCAGGTCCGGTGGAAATCGCGGCTGTAGGAGTTTCTATGGCTATTTTCAATCAAGCCTCCAAAGTCACCATATTCCCTCTTGTTAGCATCACTACTTCATTCGTGGCCGAGGAAGAAACAGTTCAGAGAATCAGTCAGGAAAAGCAAAAGGGTAGCAGTACTGATGATTTGGAGAAAGGATCTTGTAAGAATGGGGAAACGGAGGCACCGGTAGGAGACCATGATCCCACAATGTTGGAGAATTCAGACATAGAAGATGTAGTAAAGGATGAGACCTCAGAAGATGGTTTGTGTACTATCCATAATCCCGAATTCTGGCatcttgtttttttcttgtctATTTTTGCTCGGAATGGATTCGGATCAGTTCTTAAACTTTCGTTCATCAGCAGAATGCAAGATGACTACGTGCAAAACGGTTGATGCTCcgtgcagcagcagcagcagcacgAAGAAGGGAAAAACGAAGGAGCGCAGACATATTCCTTCAGCATCTACTGCGCTAGTTCTTGGGGGAGTTCTTGGACTTATGCAGACCGTATTCCTTATATTTCTTGCAAAACCATGTTTAGGCATCATGGGAGTGAAATCTGTAAGAACCTACGTTCATTTCATAACTGCGTgggctttctttttttcttttttttaataatgaaataaagggtaaattacatcgatgctttacataaatattttctgttttttgcaaaattaaaagtatattctctgagatttttaattgttattttgcATCGGCAAAGACTCATATATGCACCTCTaaagtaaattttgtaaagagtATGGGGTTTGCATAATTAAACCTAATTTTATAGGatgtcaataaaattatcttagggttaaaatgcaatttacccccttgtcATAtggaaaatgataaataaaaaaatcttataaaaaaaaatagcaaattatcccttgtattttgaaaagtaaAGCAAATTACGTCCCTATCTAAATTGTCGTAAGGGAGAtactcatttttcaaaatataggggttaatttactaagtttttttttatagggaatTTTTTGCATCTTTATCATATGTCTTTTGCCCTTAAAAACAtgtcatgtatatataattgaaggtTTGCTTGATGAAAATAGGGATCAGCGATGCTACCGCCTGCGCTCAAGTACCTGACAATAAGATCACTTGGGGCACCGGCAGTTCTTCTGTCTCTAGCCATGCAAGGGGTGTTTCGAGGTTTTAAGGATACTAAAACTCCTCTCTATGCCACCGGTAATGACTTCTCCATTCTTacattcttctttcttttagcGCAACGTCTGCGTgattatatctatactattataaaaaaaaaaaaaaaaaatcttttatcatACGAACTTTTGAATACTCAAAATTagtgtttaatttatttctttcattaaaaaaaattggtcaaaatagtcattttcatattttttaataatctcacgGTTACAAGttctgaatttttattcaatttgcAAGCGCAGACGTTCttaagtttttcttctttgttgcTGGTTCTACTGACAGTTGCTGGTTCTACTGACAGTTGCTGGAGATCTAATGAACATAGTTTTGGATCCAATCCTTATATTTGCTTGTCGGCTGGGCGTGATTGGTGCAGCTATTGCTCATGTCCTTTCACAGTAAGAACTAACGAACTAGATAGACGTTGTTGTATTGTTGGATGTTATCAGCTTTAATTACTCACTCGCACAAACATGGGGTTTTAATTCAGGTACCTGATCTCCATGGTTCTCTTGTCCAAGTTAATGAAACAAGTCGATCTATTGCCTCCCACTATTAAAGATCTGCAGTTCAGCAAATTTCTCAAGAACGGTACGTAtgatgcttctttttttttaaatagtttaaatttttagatgaaatAATGATTTTTCGCCTTGAGTTAATGATAAACTGTTGCTCGAATTAGATTTGATCGAACCAAACTAATCACATAGCAAGTgtatatagttatttttccTAAACTATATACCAACTACACGACAAGTGCATTGCATTTGCCATATGATTGATTTAGATACGATCGAATCGAGTtcgaactaaaatttctcGATAGAGTGATATATCATCTGCATGTGAGGGgacatattataaatattaaatattagggTAGATTATATCCACATGTCCTGGATTTAAgtctaattacataaacatttactttgcaaaattactaGTGCCAAAAAGGACCAAATTGCTATGTTTTTGGACTATATACACAAATTTTAACTGAACAGTATAATTTGGTAAAGCGTAAATCAAAGTTGAAATGATTCATTCTTGTGTGACCAATGTCGCAATTTTACCTCTTTTGACCCACTAATCGCTTAGGGCACTAGACTTTCACATGCTGATTTGCCGTTAACATTTGACGGCGGTTAGCCACGGGGGCCTTTTTGCTATGATTTTTGCCTCCATTCGTAATTTTTAACGGAACGTGAGGTCAGACAGGTATGAAAATGGCCCTATTTTGTGGGACAACTTTTGCAATTATGCCGCTTTGTCAGCTCACATAATCTCAATCTCtttcaacttttcttttatgttctaatggtttaaacttttaaataaaataattgttcaAGTTCtacaaagaaattaatatcACCAGCACATGATAAATTATCACTACATtagagatattaaatattaaataattctccCCTCTAACAACTTAAACTTAGAGACGGTTGTTGTACATTTTGTCATTTCATGCTGCATCTCAGCTCACATGTAATTTCAAACTCTTGTAGGCTTTCTCTTACTAGCGAAAGTGATAGCAACAACCATTTGTGTGACCTTGGCAGCGTCGATGGCTACAAGGCTTGGATCCACACCCATGGCTGCTTTCCAGGTATGCTTGCAGGTGTGGTTGACATCCTCACTCCTTGCCGATGGCTTGGCCGTTGCCGGACAGGTAAACAACTCTCGTCAACCCCAATTCTTTACTACGTACAGTACTCATCAAAACCTGTTCTAGATCGAAGTtctcatcaagaaaattattacctACTGTTGAAATCCAACATTGTAGGCAATCCTTGCTTGCGCATTTGCTGAGAAAGACTACAAGAAAGCAACGGCGGCTGCTGTCCGTGTCCTGCAGGTGTGTTTCATTTGAATATATACAGTCGTTCTGATCAATACTATTGTCACTTGCTGTATATTTTTAACGAAATTTAAAAAACCATAccatatgtgatattttgttatagtACTATgtggaaaaattgcaatttacattCCGTAACTTGCTTTATTCGCAATTTAGTTCTATTATTTTACGACTCAACAGATTTAGTcctacaaattcaaaaaaaatattgtaatttacgtCTCATATAACTATTTCtattaaattgttataagAAGGAGCACCTGCATGCAACACATTTACTCTGTTAACTTCTTTAGTTGAGTAAACAGACGCACGTGCTACTTTATTAACAATTTAACAAAATGGGTAATGAGAcgtaaattgtaaattttttggacTTGTACGACTAATTCTGCTGAGTCATGAAACAATGGGATCAAAATCgcaaataagataaattataagatgtaaattgcaattttttcgcTATACATCATAGTTATTTGACAACGggtttaatacaatttaccccctgtgatattgtaaatgagcaaatcaTCCCCCTATGCTAAAAacatagcaatttaccccctccCCAAGCCCcccatattttttagaatgaagcaatttacctcctaaGACACacaggggggtaaattgcttcattttaaaaaatataaagaggtcaattattatttatttttataaaaatataatttatttatttgcaatattataagagattgcttgtattttttttttccattcaaCAGCTGTCTATTCATCCTGaggttgttttctttttttttttttaattatgggCAGATGGGATTCGTGATGGGACTAGGGCTTGCTCTTGTGGTGGGACTTGGTCTCCAATTTGGATCAGGAATATTTTCCAAGGACAAAAGTGTTATTCATATTATCGCCATAGGCATCCCGGTAATTGATTTCAACTGTCTAACCATGCTgaactttttagtttttggataattacaatGTCACCCCtcaattatgattaaattataaaaaccacCCATATCTTCtgaataaatatagttttacCCCATACGATTGATGTTCTCACTACCTCAAGAAGTCCAGATTTTGaaacattattattgtttCTGCAATTTACTGACAGTTGCAGGAGTGTAATGTAATAACACCCTTCTCTTTCCACCTTCTGATCTAACATGAGTGTGTACTGTGGTCATGATCAGTTTGTTGCAGCCACACAGCCTATAAATTCACTGGCATTTGTTTTTGATGGAGTCAATTTTGGAGCATCTGATTTTGCATATTCTGCTTACTCCATGGTAACTCCACCACCTCTATCTCCTGTCTCCATTCAAAAcgtatgtattttttattaagattaatttatcataattaaaaataaaaattcataataaatattaattaattataatcgcACCGACTAATAGCATTAAGCAAGCGAATAACCATGAAAAATGATTTGGCCGTGGTTAAAAATTacgacaaaaaaaataaaattagcaacaaaccaaaaaaaaaaaagaattttaatattttcagtaattatgcaaatttaGCCATATGATTTTAATAGTGATTATTACTTTGTCaaagttttttattaacaaaattagtgacaaaaagtTGTTATTAAAGATATggttaaattacattgacatcCCTTAGGTTaggtaaaaatatacaaacaccCCCTTTATTACAGCTACACTTCCCGAGGTTATAGTTAGAATTACAACTACACCTCTATTCAAATgcaaaacttacacaaacaccccctGAATACATCAACATCCCTCGGGGAGTGTAGCTGTGATTTTGTAAAATCACAAgaagtatttgtgtaatttagcCTAATTTTAGGGGTGCGAATGTAATTTAGCCTAAAGATAAATATGtggcatatatataatgacgACATAGtgatgataaataattattgttactaATTACTtatagtgacaactttatttttaatttcgttattaataattatattttatcatagtGAACcatgtaaattttgactaattatagtcaaaatttgagtttttttgtgttaattttatttaacgatgatagataatattgaatcatcattatttttaaattgtggtcatttataaatataaaaaataattcatttattttgtaatgcaCGCACAGTcaattctgaaaaattacgTACATCTCTTCATAACTAAAGTTGattgaatattttcagattcttgTGGCCATACCGACCATTGGATCCTTGTTTGTCTTGTCCAAATCTAATGGCTTTGTCGGAATATGGCTGGCTTTAACCATTTATATGGCCTTGAGAACATTTGCTGGGATTTGGaggtaatttaatattttttcagttaATTCTCTTAAACTGCATTTCATGCTTCAAAGTATCAGTCAATATTCGATAATTTAAGGTAGCAAATAACTATCAATatctattctttttaatatatatatatatatatatgtattgcgaataatattttaatagcatattatcaatcattttagaatttgaataacatcatattatatatcGTGAATGCATGGAACGTATATCCATTGATAAAagttatacttttattttattttttttaaattttcaaattaaagggTCACGTGCCTAGTATGTGGTAATTTATAACGAATTTAGCATTTTCAACGATGTTTAGATTAAGTGTGTTCTTTCTAAAGCataattctcaattaaaaatttaaaatctgaTAGGATCAAAAGTATCGCTCCCTATAGTTATAGGTATTATTTCATGTCAAACCACTAGGAAAAAATGTAGGTGTTATTTCATGTCCGAGCACtacgaaaaatgcaattttaatctCATAACTATACAGATGGCAATTCTGATTTCATTGTAAAGGCACAACATCAACATTTTGGTCGGAATTCCCAATTTATTTCGATCATGTGTAGATCACATgatattttttgacaaaaatagcATATTATCAGTCAATTTTATCCTTGATTTGGAAgataaattattctattttaaaacacatagaaagtaaatttttaattttttatagggggtaatttgttcatttacaatatcaaaagggattacttttatttttcgtgGCGTTTTCCAATAAATTAGCACATTTCGTCGAATTGTAACCTCAATGTGcgatttttggttttatagttataggatcaaaattgccaCTCCTATTACAGATTTATTAAGATCGTTCCTAACAAATTAATcatgctaaaatattattttcctatttatctcttagttatatatatatatatatataggattaaatgcaattttggtcatCTAACTATAGCCAAATCCcgttttagtcctttaactatagtcaaatccaaatcctaacaagttaaaggactaaaatagaatttgactatagttagaggaccaaaattacatttaatcctatatatatacatatattatacattctctaaagtatttaaaaattttcttctaatcaATTAGTCAGGGAGACAAATTATTtgcctatttattttttttagtgggatatatttttcattgtcTAATATTAGGACTACTAAATAATTTTCGtgtttttttgtaaaattttattcttttccaaCTCATtctgatttattattaaaaagattacTTAATTAAAAGTATGAATATCTTTTGACAAAGACAACAAACACGTATGAGCTTCCTACTTTTATGTATagtatatagatatataacaTTCATTAAGCAAAATATTGGAATTTGTATTTGCAGGATGGGTACAGGAACAGGACCTTGGAGCTTTCTCAGAGGTCGATCCTTGCCGTCGAATGTATGATCATagtatttttggaaaatatacaataaaaatttcagcTATAGCTGTTTTTTCTTCCAcatatagctatatatatatatatatatatattctgtgtatttttcatgtatttctaattttgggATAGAACTTATTTACGCTATGTTCTATCAGTATACGTACATTTTGATTTGCATTCTCCACGTAGCTTTCGCAAGAATATCATGAccccacatatatatatctatatatgtgtaatGTGTTCTGGGAACCAAAAGTCATGTTTGAGAACTTCTTGTccaaatcataaatattagtattggTGATCGGAAAATCAATTAGTTAGTTGTTTTCAACTGGTAAACGTTTTCATTGATTTGTAAAAATTCCATAAATGTGAGTCTATAGATGAACGCTAACAAAAAGGGTACAAGTAATAAATAGGTGTAAccttcttttgttcttttcaaCCGGCAAACATTTTCATCGATTTGTTCACTTTATACTCCAAAGTAGAAGTTTTCTAAAGATGATCCACGCGACACAGAGGAGAAACAAGCACTACAAAAGAAAAGCTTAATATTACGGTATCTTTTGTTATGGGTTAAAATTCGTTGCTAAAACTGTCATTTGCTGCACTATTTTTCACgttgtaaatattttggtaGCAAAAGGCCTTTTTCTTATAGTGAACTTTGATCTCCTTGCTAGAGGAAATCAAAGTTCGATTTGGAAGGCAATGATTCAAGAGAACTACATTATGATTTAGTGTATTCTCTTTTATCAATGGTCCAATGAGTcttagttaaatttaatttaataaaattcaactaaattaAGCCCACTACcatttaatccaaataaagACATGAGCCCAAACactcttaattaataaattcgatttattaatcaagataagcccaattaaattaattcaatcttGAGTCATTCATCCAATGAATTATCCCATGtgtaaataatctaattatttacgTCTcccaatattaattataaatcaattcaTCTGTGTGTGTAACTCTTTAGGTTTACCATCAGCTAGATTTGGACTGATGTCCAACACAACTGATTaactaattctaatttaattaagtaatttttattaatcattcATCATAAAAGCCCGGTCACTATTGGTGCCATCTAGCAATGATCTATGACACGACAGACTATGTAAATGATGGTGTGAACATTTATGCTCCTGAATTTCATACGGGTACGATCCTTCTATCTATCATCTCCTGGCCTTAGTCTAAGGCATGAAACTGGATGTTGGTTCCCTTCCTGGACTAGACATTTAtgctttaatacttgagactTTGTTTTGCTCCATTACTCAacacaaaaaatcattttctattcgatcaacCACTGTGGCCACATGTTCAGAAAGTATAAGAGTCTGATTAGTATGTAGGAATGGAATTGAGTGGGAATGGAATGGATTGAGGAATGAATAAAGATGGAAAATGAGTTGCATTTAATAGCATTCCTATTATTggtatatcaataaattagaagGTAATATAATTCATTCCTTAGTTCCTTAGTTGATTCCattaacataattgattattataaaataatgattagtaataaaataaaattatttttataaaaaaatttctctttaataatttttttaaaagaattatttattcatattttttgaaaaaaaatatatctatataaattatttatttatataataaataatttattgactcGTTAAacatatagataatatttttttgcgaaaataaaaaacttaattcaaattatcaaatggataatgtatttaatttgtgcatttaccattatttattcaatactcagttaaagaatttttttgaattaataaaaataattaaatatcaaagtggtaattttttttcttaccatgcatacataataattttttagtactCGAacaaaacttatttaaatttaatattgtttaaaattaaatattaactaatacaagaaaaaaaagaagaaagaaagaaagaaaaagagagaaatttgATTCCCAAAATGTTGGGAATAACTAATACCATCTTGGGGGGAGGGAATGACTAATCCCTTAAGGGAATAAGAATTCTATGAAAATGGATATTCCCAAACTTAAAGTATACCAATCAAACATGTAACAATGGACTTAAGAATACCATtttcaagtgcataggagatactaCTGTTACATTCTGATAGGAGACGAATCATTTTCTTGAAGCTCATTGTTCTCACTATCTATTTTGATTgcactggataaggcttataatgatcatATTCGTGAAACGATCACTTCTCACCATAGTTAAGATACAACCATCGTGCGTTCGTGACTACCATGGTTCCTCAATTCTAAGAactaatcctgtactatcaTAGCCGAAAAATTTcagtcataccaaccaagcctttaaggctttcatatgataATTCACGCAAATCAATTAAGTTGGTTTAACACTTAGTCAACCAACCCACTAAGATCGTACAGACGTCCAACGTTGATCGTCGATAAAACATAGCACTCATTCGATGAATGCGATGCTTAGTGCCAGTCTCCGTAGGATACACGATACTGTCTCGAAGTCCCTGACTTCGAACGTTTTAGATCCAACCCTCATCAATTGGTTTCGTAGCCGACATCCAATCCGCAACTCAACTACATATGTTGTCTATATGGTCTATGgattttgttgtgatattaATAGAATTCAACATAATA
The nucleotide sequence above comes from Sesamum indicum cultivar Zhongzhi No. 13 linkage group LG11, S_indicum_v1.0, whole genome shotgun sequence. Encoded proteins:
- the LOC105173492 gene encoding protein DETOXIFICATION 43-like, which codes for MAEDAAMVAPLDRNWKIPISVFFKDARYVFKRDELGREILQIALPAALALAADPIASLIDTAFIGHLGPVEIAAVGVSMAIFNQASKVTIFPLVSITTSFVAEEETVQRISQEKQKGSSTDDLEKGSCKNGETEAPVGDHDPTMLENSDIEDVVKDETSEDECKMTTCKTVDAPCSSSSSTKKGKTKERRHIPSASTALVLGGVLGLMQTVFLIFLAKPCLGIMGVKSGSAMLPPALKYLTIRSLGAPAVLLSLAMQGVFRGFKDTKTPLYATVAGDLMNIVLDPILIFACRLGVIGAAIAHVLSQYLISMVLLSKLMKQVDLLPPTIKDLQFSKFLKNGFLLLAKVIATTICVTLAASMATRLGSTPMAAFQVCLQVWLTSSLLADGLAVAGQAILACAFAEKDYKKATAAAVRVLQMGFVMGLGLALVVGLGLQFGSGIFSKDKSVIHIIAIGIPFVAATQPINSLAFVFDGVNFGASDFAYSAYSMILVAIPTIGSLFVLSKSNGFVGIWLALTIYMALRTFAGIWRMGTGTGPWSFLRGRSLPSNV